A window from Bacteroidota bacterium encodes these proteins:
- a CDS encoding Rne/Rng family ribonuclease, with protein MDNEIVIRSGSSRVDIALLKEGKLTELHSEEHNISFAVGDLYLGRIKKLVPGLNAAFVDVGYEKDAFLHYHDLGPSVRSLLKFVKKTQSGKQSDSSFNDFEFEEEIHKDGKIDKVLQPGQNILVQIAKEPISTKGPRISSEVSLAGRYIVLVPFSERISVSQKIRNKEEKDRLRRLIQSIKPKGFGVIIRTVAKGKKVAELDEDINNLLNKWNKCYTSVKKEKPPSRVLGELDRATAILRDIFNDSFKSIITDDEGLYLEVRQYLNTIAPDKESIVKLYQNKVPIFEKYGIERQKKVLFGRSVSMSKGAYLIIEHTEALHVIDVNSGNRANSKESQETNALEVNLISATEIARQLRLRDMGGIIVVDFIDLHSSENRRKLFEHLKEAMRGDRAKHKILPPSKFGLIQITRQRVRPEMNIKTKEPNPNGEGEIDAPILIVDEIKTKIDRIIAKGEHTNITLNVHPFIAAYLTKGFPSIRFKWFLETKKWIKILPRDAYQYLYYQIFDGEGDRIK; from the coding sequence ATGGATAATGAAATAGTTATTCGTTCCGGATCTTCACGTGTTGATATAGCACTGCTTAAGGAGGGTAAACTTACAGAGTTGCACTCCGAAGAACACAATATATCATTTGCCGTGGGTGATCTTTATCTTGGAAGGATAAAGAAATTAGTTCCGGGGCTCAACGCAGCTTTTGTTGATGTTGGGTACGAAAAAGATGCATTTTTGCATTATCACGATTTAGGGCCATCGGTCCGTTCATTATTAAAATTCGTCAAAAAAACTCAATCAGGTAAGCAAAGTGATTCGTCGTTTAACGACTTCGAATTTGAGGAGGAAATTCATAAGGATGGTAAAATCGATAAGGTTTTACAACCCGGACAGAATATCCTAGTACAAATTGCAAAAGAACCTATATCTACTAAAGGGCCGCGAATTAGTTCGGAAGTATCGCTGGCAGGTAGATATATTGTCTTGGTGCCTTTCTCGGAAAGAATATCTGTTTCTCAGAAAATTAGAAATAAAGAAGAGAAGGATAGGTTACGAAGACTAATTCAAAGCATTAAGCCCAAAGGCTTTGGAGTAATTATCCGTACGGTAGCAAAAGGAAAAAAAGTTGCAGAATTAGATGAGGACATTAATAATCTGCTTAATAAGTGGAACAAATGTTATACTTCTGTAAAAAAAGAGAAGCCGCCATCACGGGTATTGGGTGAATTGGATCGTGCAACGGCAATATTGAGAGATATTTTTAACGATTCATTTAAAAGTATTATTACCGATGATGAAGGTCTTTATTTGGAGGTAAGGCAATATTTAAATACTATTGCACCGGATAAAGAAAGTATAGTAAAACTTTATCAAAACAAAGTACCGATCTTTGAAAAGTATGGAATAGAGCGTCAGAAAAAAGTTCTTTTTGGCCGTTCGGTTTCGATGAGTAAGGGAGCATATTTGATAATAGAACATACAGAGGCATTGCATGTGATTGATGTGAATAGCGGAAATAGAGCTAATTCTAAAGAGTCACAGGAAACAAATGCCCTGGAGGTTAATTTGATATCTGCTACCGAAATTGCTCGTCAGTTAAGGTTGCGCGATATGGGAGGAATTATAGTTGTGGATTTTATAGATCTACACTCTTCCGAAAATCGCAGAAAACTATTTGAACACCTTAAAGAAGCCATGCGCGGTGACAGGGCAAAACATAAAATTTTGCCACCAAGTAAATTTGGATTGATCCAAATTACGCGTCAACGGGTACGACCGGAAATGAACATCAAAACTAAAGAGCCTAATCCTAATGGGGAAGGCGAAATTGATGCTCCAATTCTTATAGTAGATGAGATTAAGACAAAGATAGATCGGATAATCGCAAAAGGAGAGCACACGAATATTACTTTGAATGTTCACCCTTTCATTGCGGCATATTTAACAAAAGGATTTCCTTCAATTCGTTTTAAGTGGTTCTTAGAAACGAAAAAATGGATTAAAATCCTACCTCGAGATGCTTATCAGTATCTTTACTATCAAATTTTTGATGGTGAAGGAGATAGAATAAAATAA
- a CDS encoding HU family DNA-binding protein: MTKADIVTSISENLGMDKTDVQNIVESFMGEVKGALEEGENVYLRGFGSFIIKKRAEKTGRNISKNTTIKIPAHNIPAFKPSKVFVEGVKAKVKVD; encoded by the coding sequence ATGACAAAAGCTGATATTGTTACAAGTATTTCTGAAAATTTAGGAATGGACAAAACTGATGTTCAAAACATAGTAGAATCGTTCATGGGAGAGGTGAAAGGAGCTCTTGAAGAAGGTGAAAATGTTTACCTAAGAGGTTTTGGAAGCTTTATTATCAAGAAAAGAGCAGAAAAAACAGGAAGAAATATTTCTAAGAATACAACTATAAAGATTCCTGCTCATAACATTCCTGCTTTCAAGCCTTCAAAAGTATTTGTAGAAGGAGTTAAAGCAAAAGTTAAGGTAGACTAG
- a CDS encoding single-stranded DNA-binding protein: MSASLNKVMLIGRLGNDVQLHKFDDGNSIANFSLATSEYYKSKEDGKKVEKTEWHKITAKNRLAEICDKYLKKGNLIYLEGKLHTNKWEDKGLTKYSTEIIAGKIEFLNTKNIENAPEWVISEEDLPY; the protein is encoded by the coding sequence ATGAGTGCTTCATTAAACAAAGTAATGCTAATCGGAAGATTAGGTAACGATGTACAATTACACAAATTCGACGATGGCAATTCTATAGCCAACTTTTCCTTAGCTACATCAGAGTATTATAAAAGTAAGGAAGACGGAAAAAAAGTAGAGAAAACTGAATGGCATAAAATAACAGCCAAAAATCGTCTTGCCGAAATTTGTGACAAATACTTAAAAAAAGGAAACCTCATTTATTTAGAAGGCAAATTACACACTAACAAGTGGGAAGATAAAGGGCTAACTAAATACTCAACCGAGATTATTGCAGGTAAAATAGAGTTTCTTAATACCAAGAACATTGAAAACGCACCTGAATGGGTGATCAGCGAAGAAGACTTACCTTATTAA
- the gldE gene encoding gliding motility-associated protein GldE — MDPDLSSFDIIGLLEQYHFFTVVDILALILLLGLSALVSGAEVAFFSLTPSDLEKAKESEKKCDNLVLTLLERPKELLATILISNNFINVGIVIFSTYLTGRLFELEIKGVLGFLIQIVAITFLILMFGEVIPKVYANLNALKFAQTMAKPIEVMQSLLRVISIPLLKSTNFIEDKLQKNKGNISVSHLEHALELTSDDDTTLEEQKILEGIVSFGNTDTKQIMQPRIDMFAINAGEKFNFVLEEILNHGYSRIPVYKKNIDTISGVLYIKDLLPHINAGDNFNWVRLIKPAFFVPENKKIDDLLNDFQEKKIHLAIVVDEYGGTSGLITLEDIIEEIVGDISDEFDIEEISYSKLDKLNFIFEGKTTLKDFYRVIDIEDESIFENEKGESDTLAGFILEIAGGFPDKGEVINFVNFDFTIEAIDRKRIKQVKVSIKNLDEDEGDE, encoded by the coding sequence TTGGATCCTGACCTTTCTAGTTTTGATATAATAGGCTTATTAGAGCAATATCACTTTTTTACTGTAGTTGATATTTTAGCCTTAATATTACTTCTTGGACTTTCTGCATTGGTTTCCGGTGCAGAAGTTGCATTTTTTTCGTTGACACCAAGTGACCTTGAAAAAGCTAAAGAATCGGAAAAAAAGTGCGACAATTTGGTATTGACTCTATTGGAAAGACCTAAGGAGTTACTGGCGACAATACTTATTTCCAACAATTTCATCAATGTCGGCATTGTTATCTTTTCAACTTATTTAACAGGTCGCTTATTTGAATTAGAGATAAAAGGAGTACTAGGCTTCCTGATACAGATAGTTGCAATCACCTTTCTTATTTTGATGTTTGGAGAAGTTATACCTAAAGTATATGCTAACCTCAATGCTTTAAAATTTGCACAAACAATGGCTAAACCCATAGAAGTAATGCAATCGCTTCTAAGGGTTATAAGTATTCCCTTATTAAAATCGACTAATTTCATCGAAGATAAACTTCAAAAAAACAAAGGAAACATTTCGGTTTCACACCTCGAACATGCACTGGAGTTAACCTCTGATGACGATACAACTCTGGAAGAACAAAAGATTCTGGAAGGAATTGTGAGTTTTGGAAATACAGACACAAAGCAGATTATGCAACCCCGTATTGATATGTTTGCCATTAATGCAGGCGAAAAATTCAACTTTGTCCTAGAGGAAATCTTAAACCACGGATATTCGAGGATCCCGGTTTACAAAAAAAATATTGATACAATTTCGGGTGTTTTATATATAAAAGACCTTTTACCGCACATCAATGCGGGAGATAATTTTAACTGGGTAAGACTTATAAAACCGGCATTTTTTGTTCCTGAAAATAAAAAGATAGATGATCTGTTGAATGACTTTCAGGAAAAAAAGATCCACCTTGCTATTGTGGTAGATGAATACGGCGGCACCTCAGGATTAATCACACTGGAAGACATAATTGAGGAAATTGTTGGAGATATTAGTGATGAATTTGATATAGAAGAGATCTCATATTCGAAACTAGATAAGTTAAATTTTATTTTTGAAGGAAAAACTACATTAAAGGACTTTTACAGGGTTATAGATATTGAAGATGAATCAATATTTGAAAACGAGAAGGGTGAATCAGACACACTGGCAGGATTTATTCTGGAAATTGCCGGCGGCTTCCCCGATAAAGGTGAAGTAATTAATTTTGTCAATTTCGATTTTACGATTGAAGCCATTGACAGAAAAAGAATTAAACAAGTAAAAGTAAGTATCAAAAACTTAGATGAAGATGAAGGAGACGAATAA
- the gldD gene encoding gliding motility lipoprotein GldD, producing the protein MKETNKAYIFIIFSFLLTMISCDDNTYPRPRGHVRLEYPEAKYSLYDADNINAQFQKSDYAKAEVKRSNWVNLKYPKMKATVHLTHKDIEHDVKNLIDEIQKLTYKHTVKASGIIENPYSNPNNKTYGILYEVTGNAASNLQFYVTDSTKHIVSGALYFYVAPNPDSLAPAVSYIKKDIIALIETLEWQE; encoded by the coding sequence ATGAAGGAGACGAATAAGGCATATATATTTATTATTTTCAGTTTTTTGCTGACCATGATTTCGTGTGATGATAATACTTATCCGAGACCACGTGGCCATGTTAGATTAGAATATCCTGAAGCTAAGTACAGCTTGTATGATGCCGACAATATAAATGCTCAATTCCAGAAGTCGGATTACGCAAAAGCAGAAGTTAAAAGATCTAATTGGGTAAACCTTAAATACCCTAAAATGAAGGCAACTGTACACCTTACCCATAAAGACATAGAACACGATGTAAAAAACCTTATTGATGAAATTCAAAAGCTCACATATAAGCATACTGTAAAAGCGAGTGGAATTATTGAAAACCCCTACAGTAACCCAAACAATAAAACTTATGGTATACTATACGAAGTTACAGGAAATGCTGCATCGAATCTTCAGTTTTACGTTACAGACAGTACGAAACATATAGTTTCGGGTGCATTATATTTTTATGTTGCCCCAAATCCTGATTCTTTAGCTCCCGCTGTTAGCTACATAAAAAAAGATATTATCGCATTGATAGAGACTTTAGAATGGCAGGAATAA
- a CDS encoding DcaP family trimeric outer membrane transporter: protein MKLKFLFSLLFLVFTADISAQERLLKYISKDSINDQPKITAWAGANMKMNGYYNIKGGLQDFETFSIGSIDINSNDNRQNLGVDLYQTQVRMEGSYIHPKAGKITAHIEWDFWGGNGAMRLRKAYVKTDHWQIGQDWESFGNQEIWANVLDFDGPPSGVWARIPFIKYFNSFGKSNWHYEIALQTPTVDYNEFPEFTTSIETDYQNVPDLVLASSYREDWGHLRLSTIYRKINFLENGIRNSLFGYGATISGMWGNFGESNLQFLAVAGKGITTYLVTYVGNGYDAYPQEQNIFTPTPAIGGWTSYEHYFTHRIHSNIVYGFTMIDVDDISLYYVQDNGGTDIKVIDGSVNLLYNYILLNLMYDPYPNLTLGVELNYGIKRVIANGYYLDQNLLPHTPTYMDRNKNREAMRISFGFMYNF from the coding sequence ATGAAGCTTAAATTCCTGTTTTCATTATTATTTCTAGTATTTACAGCTGATATTTCAGCTCAGGAACGCTTGTTAAAGTATATTTCGAAAGACAGCATAAACGATCAACCAAAGATAACTGCATGGGCCGGTGCCAACATGAAGATGAATGGCTATTACAATATTAAAGGCGGGTTACAGGATTTTGAAACTTTCAGCATTGGATCGATAGATATAAACAGTAATGATAACAGGCAAAATTTAGGGGTTGATCTCTACCAGACTCAGGTTAGAATGGAAGGAAGCTATATTCACCCAAAAGCCGGAAAGATAACTGCGCATATAGAATGGGATTTTTGGGGAGGAAATGGTGCGATGCGACTGCGAAAGGCATATGTAAAAACCGATCACTGGCAAATTGGCCAGGACTGGGAAAGCTTTGGCAATCAGGAGATATGGGCAAATGTTTTGGATTTCGACGGACCTCCGTCAGGAGTTTGGGCAAGAATTCCTTTTATAAAATACTTTAACAGTTTTGGTAAAAGCAATTGGCATTATGAAATAGCTCTGCAAACACCAACTGTTGATTATAATGAGTTCCCTGAATTTACAACATCTATTGAAACGGATTATCAAAATGTACCCGATTTGGTTTTAGCTTCGTCTTACCGTGAAGATTGGGGGCACTTAAGGTTATCGACCATATACAGAAAAATAAATTTCCTGGAGAACGGAATCAGAAACAGTTTATTTGGCTACGGAGCTACTATCTCGGGAATGTGGGGTAATTTCGGCGAGTCTAATTTACAGTTTTTGGCAGTTGCCGGGAAAGGTATAACAACTTATTTGGTTACTTATGTCGGGAATGGATATGATGCTTATCCTCAAGAGCAAAACATCTTTACTCCTACTCCTGCAATTGGAGGCTGGACATCGTATGAACACTATTTCACCCACCGGATTCACTCTAATATTGTTTATGGATTCACTATGATTGATGTAGATGATATTTCGTTATACTATGTCCAAGACAATGGAGGAACAGATATTAAGGTAATAGACGGAAGTGTTAATTTACTTTATAACTATATATTGCTTAATTTAATGTACGACCCATACCCTAATCTCACTCTAGGTGTAGAGTTAAATTATGGAATTAAGAGAGTGATAGCCAATGGATATTATCTCGACCAAAATCTCCTTCCACATACACCTACTTATATGGATCGTAATAAAAATAGAGAAGCAATGAGAATCAGCTTTGGATTTATGTATAACTTTTAA
- a CDS encoding DMT family transporter, which yields MRDSYKRWGFLIFLSLIWGSSFILMKRGLESFSPIQVGALRVAIASSTLLIVGFKHLKLINKNNFWHLFFAGLSGNFLPAFLFTIAETELDSGITGILNSLVPIFTVILGIYIFKIKVRTAQVIGILIGLTGTMILILKGAEINTNSNFYYSLFVIAAAVSYAINSNLIKKYLNKEKALAITVSAFSIFLIPSLIILAFTGFFGQYRFEAQQNMSMLYIAILAVIGTAMSVAIFNKLIQISSPVFATSVTYLIPIVAIFWAIFDGETLHWIQITGTLIILSGVYLVNRK from the coding sequence ATGCGGGACAGTTACAAACGTTGGGGATTTTTGATTTTCCTTTCTCTAATTTGGGGAAGCTCATTTATTTTGATGAAAAGGGGACTAGAATCATTCTCTCCTATTCAGGTTGGGGCACTTAGAGTAGCCATAGCCTCTTCTACCCTTTTAATTGTAGGCTTTAAACACCTTAAATTAATAAACAAAAACAATTTTTGGCACCTGTTCTTTGCAGGTTTGTCCGGTAATTTTTTACCCGCATTCCTATTTACCATAGCCGAAACAGAACTCGACAGCGGAATTACCGGCATCTTAAATTCTCTTGTACCTATTTTTACAGTTATACTGGGAATTTACATCTTCAAAATAAAAGTCAGAACTGCACAGGTAATTGGTATACTTATAGGATTAACAGGAACCATGATTCTTATACTAAAGGGAGCTGAAATAAATACTAATTCTAACTTCTACTACTCCTTGTTTGTCATAGCTGCAGCTGTCAGCTATGCTATTAATTCAAATCTGATAAAGAAGTATCTGAACAAGGAAAAAGCACTAGCTATTACAGTGTCTGCATTCAGCATTTTCCTTATACCTTCGTTAATAATACTTGCTTTCACAGGCTTTTTCGGTCAGTACAGGTTTGAGGCGCAACAAAATATGTCGATGTTGTATATAGCCATTTTAGCTGTAATAGGTACGGCCATGTCGGTTGCAATTTTCAATAAACTGATACAGATCAGTTCTCCGGTTTTTGCAACCAGTGTTACCTATCTAATCCCTATTGTTGCAATCTTTTGGGCAATATTCGACGGAGAAACCCTGCACTGGATTCAGATTACGGGTACTTTAATCATATTATCGGGAGTATATCTGGTTAACAGGAAATAA
- a CDS encoding amidohydrolase, producing the protein MAETIIHNAKIWTGNPDEKFAEAMAVKGDTIMAIGSNEDILELKSENTNVIDLEEKFVTPGFIDSHLHFITGGFNLTSVQLRDAASKEEFLSRIKEYAANTEPGTWILGGDWDHKNWGGELPAKEWIDSITPNNPVFISRLDGHMALANSLALDFFEINKNTESIDGGLISKDEKGELTGILKDNAMYHYLDKIPAASEKSTDQALKNAMNYVASNGVTSVHHMIGYMDALQRARKKNELITRFYVAYPLNEWNKLKQKIEKEGYGDNWIKIGGLKGFIDGSLGSHTAAFMESYTDKPSDRGFFVESREDMYKWIKDADNADLQIMIHAIGDSAIHFLLNTYEKVGIENGERDRRFRIEHAQHLAKDDIPRFGKLEVIASMQPYHAIDDGRWAEKVVGKERAKTTYAFKSLMESDATVAFGSDWFVAPPVPLYGIYAATTRRTLDNKNPNGWIPEQKISVEQALIAYTRNAAYASFDDNIKGSLEEGKLADFVILNENILEIDPVKIKDVKVLQTYVGGVKVYDISGTEN; encoded by the coding sequence ATGGCAGAAACAATAATCCATAATGCTAAAATATGGACTGGAAACCCTGATGAAAAATTTGCAGAAGCTATGGCTGTTAAAGGTGATACTATTATGGCTATTGGCAGCAATGAAGACATTCTTGAATTGAAATCGGAAAACACAAATGTAATAGACCTTGAAGAAAAGTTTGTTACACCCGGATTTATCGATAGTCATCTTCACTTTATAACCGGTGGATTTAACCTGACATCTGTTCAATTGCGAGATGCCGCCAGTAAAGAAGAATTTTTAAGTAGAATTAAGGAATATGCTGCAAATACAGAACCGGGAACATGGATATTAGGAGGTGACTGGGATCACAAAAACTGGGGTGGTGAATTACCCGCAAAAGAATGGATTGACAGTATTACCCCAAACAATCCTGTTTTTATAAGCCGACTTGACGGGCACATGGCATTGGCAAACTCTCTTGCTCTTGATTTTTTTGAAATAAACAAAAATACAGAAAGTATTGACGGAGGATTAATATCAAAAGATGAAAAGGGAGAACTCACTGGAATATTAAAGGACAATGCTATGTATCATTACCTGGATAAGATTCCGGCAGCTTCAGAAAAATCAACTGACCAGGCATTAAAAAATGCGATGAATTACGTGGCATCTAATGGAGTTACATCGGTACATCATATGATTGGATATATGGATGCTTTACAAAGAGCGAGGAAAAAAAATGAGCTAATTACAAGATTCTATGTTGCCTATCCATTGAATGAATGGAATAAGCTGAAACAAAAGATCGAAAAAGAAGGCTATGGTGATAACTGGATTAAAATAGGAGGATTAAAAGGATTTATTGACGGGTCATTGGGTTCGCATACAGCTGCTTTTATGGAATCATACACTGATAAACCTTCAGACCGTGGATTCTTTGTAGAAAGCCGCGAAGATATGTACAAATGGATAAAAGATGCTGATAACGCCGATTTGCAGATTATGATACATGCAATTGGCGATAGCGCGATACACTTTTTGCTAAACACATACGAGAAAGTAGGTATCGAAAACGGCGAAAGAGACCGAAGGTTTAGAATTGAACACGCTCAACATCTTGCAAAAGATGATATACCACGATTTGGCAAACTTGAAGTAATTGCCAGTATGCAACCATATCACGCAATTGACGACGGACGATGGGCCGAAAAGGTTGTAGGGAAAGAAAGGGCAAAAACAACTTATGCATTTAAATCGCTTATGGAAAGCGATGCAACAGTAGCATTTGGCAGCGACTGGTTTGTAGCTCCTCCAGTTCCTTTGTACGGCATTTACGCAGCTACCACACGCCGAACACTAGATAATAAAAACCCGAATGGTTGGATACCGGAACAAAAAATATCGGTTGAACAGGCATTAATTGCCTATACCCGAAATGCAGCCTATGCATCGTTCGATGATAATATCAAAGGATCTCTGGAAGAAGGAAAACTAGCTGACTTTGTTATTCTTAACGAGAATATTCTGGAAATTGATCCTGTTAAAATAAAAGATGTAAAAGTTTTACAAACTTATGTGGGTGGTGTGAAGGTTTACGATATATCGGGAACAGAAAACTAA
- a CDS encoding galactokinase family protein, with product MANINQINEKLNAGTLPVFNELYGNDSQVLEEQKQRYIDLIEKFSSRYGADEVELFSSPGRTEVGGNHTDHQLGRVLAGAVNLDNIAVAALNGTNTVRILSEGYPEFEVNLDELEIDEAMFSTSVALVKGIAFRLKELGFQIGGFDVVIEGRVPVGSGLSSSASFEVLIGAIFSHLFNDGKLDPVENAKIGQWAENNFFGKPCGLMDQTACAVGGFITIDFKDASNPIVKALDFDFAKTGYSLVITDTGGSHANLDSEYALLPAEMKSVAKELGEDVLRPLSMDQVVENIPNIREKVGDRALLRAIHFQADNNRVVEEVSALESNDFKKFLSLVIESGYSSYMYNQNIYAQTPENFNSKMAEQGVALGLALSELVLKGSGAWRVHGGGFAGTIQAFVPNDKLEQYISTLENTFGEGKCHKLFIRSKGSDKVELVKHS from the coding sequence ATGGCAAACATTAATCAAATAAACGAAAAACTAAATGCAGGAACACTTCCTGTTTTTAATGAGTTATATGGTAATGACTCACAAGTATTGGAAGAACAAAAGCAACGATACATTGACCTTATTGAGAAGTTTTCTTCGAGATACGGGGCTGATGAAGTAGAGTTATTCAGTTCGCCGGGAAGAACAGAAGTAGGAGGTAACCATACCGACCATCAATTGGGTAGGGTGCTGGCAGGAGCTGTAAATCTCGATAATATTGCTGTTGCTGCTCTAAATGGGACAAACACGGTAAGAATTCTATCTGAAGGATATCCTGAATTTGAAGTTAACCTTGACGAATTAGAAATTGATGAGGCCATGTTCTCTACTTCTGTTGCATTGGTAAAAGGTATAGCTTTTCGTTTAAAAGAGCTTGGATTCCAGATAGGAGGTTTTGATGTTGTAATAGAGGGGCGGGTTCCCGTTGGATCGGGATTGAGTTCTTCTGCATCATTCGAGGTATTAATCGGTGCTATCTTCAGTCATTTATTCAACGATGGAAAATTAGATCCTGTTGAAAATGCAAAAATCGGACAGTGGGCCGAGAATAATTTCTTTGGTAAGCCATGTGGATTGATGGATCAAACTGCATGTGCGGTTGGAGGTTTTATAACTATCGACTTCAAAGATGCTTCTAATCCAATTGTTAAGGCTTTGGATTTCGATTTTGCAAAAACAGGTTATTCACTTGTGATAACAGATACTGGTGGAAGTCATGCGAATTTAGATAGTGAATATGCTCTTTTGCCTGCCGAAATGAAATCGGTTGCAAAAGAACTGGGAGAAGACGTTTTACGTCCTTTATCAATGGATCAGGTTGTTGAGAATATTCCTAACATCCGTGAAAAAGTAGGGGATAGAGCTTTATTGAGAGCTATTCACTTCCAGGCCGACAATAATCGTGTTGTTGAAGAAGTTTCGGCATTGGAATCTAATGATTTCAAGAAATTTCTAAGTCTTGTAATAGAATCAGGTTATAGCTCATACATGTATAACCAAAATATTTATGCTCAGACACCCGAAAATTTCAACAGTAAAATGGCAGAGCAGGGAGTTGCTCTTGGATTGGCTTTGAGCGAGCTTGTGTTAAAAGGTTCAGGAGCATGGCGTGTACACGGAGGAGGTTTTGCAGGTACCATTCAGGCATTTGTTCCGAACGATAAATTGGAACAATATATCTCAACCCTCGAAAATACCTTTGGAGAAGGCAAATGTCACAAACTGTTTATCAGATCAAAAGGTTCCGATAAAGTTGAGTTAGTAAAACATTCCTAA
- a CDS encoding UDP-glucose--hexose-1-phosphate uridylyltransferase: protein MTEEFDFESHPHRRYNILTGEWILVSPHRTKRPWLGKVEKLTTEHRPSYDENCYLCPTNTRVGGHENPDYKGTFVFDNDFAALLPDAPKGSYDIGGLLKAESESGICRVINFSPDHSLTLAQMKKESIVDVVNTWIDQYIELGNKEDINHVQIFENKGDIMGNSNPHPHGQIWSQKTVPVENAKKVFQQRKYFDEKASGLLAGYIEIEMEEKERIVFENEHFLVLVPFWAVWPYETMIVPKRMMKDISLMTQEEKEAFSEAIKQITVRYDNLFEISFPYSAGIHQAPTDSENHQSYHWHMSFYPPLLRSATVKKFMVGYEMFGNPQRDITAEFSAKRLRELSDIHFNEI from the coding sequence ATGACTGAAGAATTTGACTTTGAGTCGCATCCTCATAGAAGATATAATATATTAACAGGTGAATGGATACTTGTGTCGCCCCATCGTACAAAACGACCCTGGTTAGGTAAAGTTGAGAAATTAACAACAGAACATCGCCCAAGCTATGACGAAAACTGTTATTTATGCCCAACAAACACAAGAGTCGGAGGACATGAAAATCCTGACTATAAAGGTACATTTGTGTTCGATAACGACTTTGCTGCTCTTTTACCTGATGCACCAAAAGGCAGTTATGATATTGGAGGCTTATTGAAAGCCGAAAGTGAATCGGGTATATGCAGAGTTATTAATTTCTCGCCTGACCACAGTCTGACTTTAGCACAGATGAAAAAGGAATCGATCGTTGATGTTGTCAACACCTGGATAGATCAATACATTGAACTTGGAAATAAGGAAGACATTAATCACGTTCAGATTTTTGAAAACAAAGGTGATATAATGGGGAATTCTAACCCTCATCCACACGGGCAAATCTGGTCACAAAAAACAGTTCCGGTAGAAAATGCAAAGAAAGTATTCCAACAAAGGAAATACTTTGATGAAAAAGCTTCAGGTTTACTTGCCGGTTACATTGAAATAGAAATGGAAGAAAAGGAAAGAATAGTTTTCGAAAACGAGCACTTTCTTGTTTTAGTTCCTTTTTGGGCAGTATGGCCGTACGAAACTATGATTGTTCCAAAACGAATGATGAAAGACATTTCATTAATGACTCAGGAAGAAAAAGAAGCTTTTTCCGAGGCAATCAAGCAAATAACAGTTCGTTATGATAATTTATTTGAAATTTCTTTCCCTTATTCTGCCGGGATTCATCAAGCTCCGACAGATAGTGAAAACCACCAAAGTTACCACTGGCACATGAGCTTTTATCCGCCATTGCTACGTTCGGCAACGGTGAAGAAATTTATGGTTGGATACGAAATGTTTGGAAATCCACAGAGGGATATTACAGCAGAATTTAGTGCAAAGCGACTGAGAGAACTTAGTGATATTCACTTTAATGAGATATAA